The proteins below are encoded in one region of Syngnathus acus chromosome 2, fSynAcu1.2, whole genome shotgun sequence:
- the LOC119119459 gene encoding zinc finger protein GLI2-like yields the protein MEATRAEEKKDKMDGSGFGDLLKKPLETRASPHIFSSFHKPMDTRHHDGCHSYHYEPHAVHTVHRPVGIPGSPVISDISLIRLSPASMATGDSPFSPPHVYVNPHMEHYLHGGPTLSMISAARGLSPTHMAHDHFKDGSLFGLPPPSPTGVSLTREYYQLMASHHGSYGELLMQGAGLAAGAHLSDYMTPLDGKRLSAVSRLTPRLSRKRTLSISPLSDASVNLQTMIRTSPSSLVAYINNSRSGSVASSSYGHLSVGGLSPSLAFPHPISPVAYQHLLALGHTPPLIQPAAAYPGCQPGLGFSSPSVPVHANDLASQNPCGESVTSCTVDPVITKRSKVKPESKAPSSLVSPNKTSVPTQDHESISELKVDHDECKAKPEAPCESNCHWEGCSTEYQTQEQLVHHINNDHIHGEKKEFVCRWDECSRDQKPFKAQYMLVVHMRRHTGEKPHKCTFEGCSKAYSRLENLKTHLRSHTGEKPYMCEHEGCNKAFSNASDRAKHQNRTHSNEKPYVCKMAGCVKRYTDPSSLRKHVKTVHGPEAHVTKRQRGDQLTRLAPKDNSENQTIHEKRADSSAPAGAEDFMHVKSIKTENSLTLLRCSSPAMAVSHCVAANHHRLVGPPTMTVE from the exons ATGGAAGCAACTCGGGCTGAggagaagaaagacaaaatggatggTAGCGGTTTTGGAGACCTCCTAAAGAAGCCACTAGAGACCAGAG CCTCCCCGCACATCTTCTCATCCTTCCACAAGCCCATGGACACGCGGCATCACGACGGGTGCCACTCGTACCACTACGAACCGCACGCCGTCCACACCGTCCACAG GCCCGTAGGAATTCCAGGCAGCCCTGTCATCTCTGATATCTCTCTGATCCGTCTATCTCCTGCGTCCATGGCGACCGGCGACTCCCCCTTCAGCCCCCCGCACGTTTACGTCAACCCTCACATGGAGCACTACCTGCACGGCGGCCCTACGCTGTCCATGATCTCGGCAGCCAGAGGCCTGAGCCCCACTCACA TGGCTCACGACCATTTCAAAGATGGCAGCCTGTTTGGGCTCCCACCACCTTCTCCGACCGGAGTGAGTCTGACCAGGGAGTATTACCAGTTGATGGCGAGCCACCACGGCTCCTACGGCGAGCTGCTCatgcagggggcggggctagcTGCAGGAGCCCACCTGTCAGACTACATGACCCCCCTTGATGGTAA GCGTCTGTCCGCAGTGTCGCGACTGACTCCGAGGTTGAGCAGGAAGAGAACGCTGTCCATCTCACCTCTGTCCGACGCCAGCGTGAACCTTCAGACTATGATCCGCACCTCGCCCAGCTCGCTGGTGGCTTACATCAACAACTCCCGGTCCGGCTCGGTTGCCAGCAGCTCTTATGGACACCTGTCCGTCGGAGGACTTAG CCCGTCCTTGGCCTTCCCTCATCCCATCAGCCCCGTGGCCTACCAGCATCTGCTGGCTCTGGGCCACACTCCGCCACTCATCCAGCCAGCGGCCGCCTACCCCGGCTGCCAGCCCGGCCTCGGATTCTCATCGCCGTCCGTTCCGGTCCACGCCAACGACCTGGCGTCCCAA AACCCCTGCGGAGAATCAGTCACCAGCTGCACAGTTGACCCCGTCATCACcaagaggtcaaaggtgaaaCCCGAATCCAAAGCACCGAGTTCACTGGTGAGT CCGAACAAAACCAGCGTACCGACACAGGACCATGAGAGCATCTCCGAACTTAAAGTGGACCATGACGAGTGCAAAGCAAAGCCGGAAGCCCCGTGCGAGTCCAACTGCCACTGGGAGGGCTGCAGCACAGAGTACCAAACCCAAGAGCAGCTGGTCCAC CACATCAATAACGACCACATCCACGGGGAGAAGAAAGAGTTTGTGTGCCGCTGGGACGAATGTTCTCGGGACCAGAAGCCCTTCAAGGCTCAGTACATGTTGGTGGTTCACATGCGCCGGCATACGGGAGAGAAACCGCACAAGTGCACG TTTGAGGGCTGCTCCAAGGCCTACTCTCGTCTGGAAAATCTCAAGACCCATCTGCGCTCTCACACCGGGGAGAAACCTTACATGTGCGAGCACGAGGGGTGCAACAAGGCTTTTTCCAACGCTTCGGACCGAGCCAAACATCAGAACCGCACGCACTCCAATGAG AAACCGTACGTTTGCAAAATGGCGGGCTGCGTCAAGCGCTACACGGACCCCAGTTCGCTGAGGAAGCACGTGAAAACGGTCCACGGCCCAGAGGCCCACGTCACCAAGAGGCAGCGGGGGGACCAGCTGACCAGGCTGGCGCCCAAGGACAACAGCGAGAACCAGACGATCCACGAGAAACGCGCAGACAGCAGCGCCCCCGCAGGTGCGGAGGACTTCATGCATGTCAAATCCATCAAGACGGAAAATTCCCTG ACCTTGCTAAG ATGCAGCAGTCCAGCCATGGCGGTCAGTCACTGCGTAGCAGCGAACCATCACCGCTTGGTGGGGCCACCGACAATGACGGTGGAGTAG